A section of the Falco peregrinus isolate bFalPer1 chromosome 3, bFalPer1.pri, whole genome shotgun sequence genome encodes:
- the LOC114011432 gene encoding uncharacterized protein LOC114011432 isoform X1, with amino-acid sequence MGRQHGPLVPRWRQLLRAGCWWLLSLSGMALRGLQWLWRLAWYLLICYKSCWDGAFQVTEELGVALRLRLEGGSEGSEEEDGGSPPALEPGQAAAERQQRGGVSEAVLARLEALEADVRFLCTELGAEKLLWSSRFLELLREQQGLHQRLQERPWQWDSGDNPELLGGLEDQSASGSDGESLAGRRWTEPRWQLAPCPCRLSEPAAP; translated from the exons atgggcaggcagcacGGCCCGCTGGTGCCGAGGTGGAGGCAGCTCCTGCgcgctgggtgctggtggctcCTGTCGCTCTCCGGGATGGCGCTGCGGGGGCTGCAGTGGCTCTGGAGGCTGGCGTGG TACCTGCTGATCTGCTACAAGAGCTGTTGGGACGGCGCCTTCCAGGTCACCGAGGAG CTCGGCGTGGCGCTGCGCTTGAGGCTGGAAGGTGGCAGCGAGGGGAGTGAGGAGGAGGACGGGGGTTCCCCACCGGCGCTGGagcctgggcaggcag CGGCGGAGCGGCAGCAGCGCGGTGGTGTCAGCGAGGCTGTGCTGGCGAGGCTGGAGGCACTGGAGGCTGATGTCCGCTTCCTCTGCACCGAGCTGGGCGCCGAGAAGCTGCTGTGGAGCAGCCGGTTCCTGGAGCTGCTGCGGGAGCAGCAAGGCCTGCACCAGCGG ctgcaggagcgCCCGTGGCAGTGGGACAGCGGCGACAaccctgagctgctgggggggctggaggaCCAAAGTGCCAGTGGGAGCGATGGAGAGAGCCTGGCAG GACGCCGGTGGACGGAGCCACGCTGGCAGCTGGCCCCGTGCCCGTGCCGCCTTTCGGAGCCAGCAGCTCCGTGA
- the LOC114011432 gene encoding uncharacterized protein LOC114011432 isoform X2: MGRQHGPLVPRWRQLLRAGCWWLLSLSGMALRGLQWLWRLAWYLLICYKSCWDGAFQVTEELGVALRLRLEGGSEGSEEEDGGSPPALEPGQAAAERQQRGGVSEAVLARLEALEADVRFLCTELGAEKLLWSSRFLELLREQQGLHQRERPWQWDSGDNPELLGGLEDQSASGSDGESLAGRRWTEPRWQLAPCPCRLSEPAAP, from the exons atgggcaggcagcacGGCCCGCTGGTGCCGAGGTGGAGGCAGCTCCTGCgcgctgggtgctggtggctcCTGTCGCTCTCCGGGATGGCGCTGCGGGGGCTGCAGTGGCTCTGGAGGCTGGCGTGG TACCTGCTGATCTGCTACAAGAGCTGTTGGGACGGCGCCTTCCAGGTCACCGAGGAG CTCGGCGTGGCGCTGCGCTTGAGGCTGGAAGGTGGCAGCGAGGGGAGTGAGGAGGAGGACGGGGGTTCCCCACCGGCGCTGGagcctgggcaggcag CGGCGGAGCGGCAGCAGCGCGGTGGTGTCAGCGAGGCTGTGCTGGCGAGGCTGGAGGCACTGGAGGCTGATGTCCGCTTCCTCTGCACCGAGCTGGGCGCCGAGAAGCTGCTGTGGAGCAGCCGGTTCCTGGAGCTGCTGCGGGAGCAGCAAGGCCTGCACCAGCGG gagcgCCCGTGGCAGTGGGACAGCGGCGACAaccctgagctgctgggggggctggaggaCCAAAGTGCCAGTGGGAGCGATGGAGAGAGCCTGGCAG GACGCCGGTGGACGGAGCCACGCTGGCAGCTGGCCCCGTGCCCGTGCCGCCTTTCGGAGCCAGCAGCTCCGTGA